The following are encoded in a window of Phaseolus vulgaris cultivar G19833 chromosome 3, P. vulgaris v2.0, whole genome shotgun sequence genomic DNA:
- the LOC137808430 gene encoding 3-epi-6-deoxocathasterone 23-monooxygenase CYP90C1 produces MEWIIGLWTLMGVFICCWYWFVCVKKENSNRVKQKKKKKGKVPRGNKGWPLLGETLEFIACGYTSNPVSFMEKRKSLYGNVFKTSILGTGVIVSTDPEVNKVILQNQGNIFVPAYPKSVRELMGEYSILQMNGNMHRKIHSLLGGFLRSPQFKARITTDIQHSVQQCFATWTHQPIYVQDQVKKITFTILVKVLLSIGPGEDLDFLKREFEEFIKGLICLPIKFPGTRLHKSLKAKERMMKIVQRVVEERNNSIHNNKNSEEKGVAANDVVDVLLRDIGDRNTISNMLENICENIIEMMIPGEETLPTAMTMAVKFLSDYPLALSKLLEENMELKRQKNSSDDYVWSDYLQLPFTQNVISETLRMANIVNAIWRKAVKDVEIKGYLIPKDWCVVASLTSVHMDGMNYENPFKFDPWRWEKSGAGANNNCFTPFGGGQRLCPGIELSRLELSIFLHHLVTTYRWVAEEDEIIYFPTVKMKRKLPISVTTINT; encoded by the exons ATGGAATGGATTATTGGACTGTGGACTCTGATGGGTGTGTTTATATGTTGTTGGTACTGGTTTGTGTGCGTGAAAAAGGAGAACAGTAATAGGGTgaagcagaagaagaagaagaaggggaaAGTTCCTAGAGGGAACAAAGGTTGGCCTTTACTTGGAGAGACCCTTGAGTTCATTGCTTGTGGCTACACATCCAACCCGGTGAGCTTCATGGAAAAGCGCAAGTCTCT GTATGGTAATGTATTTAAGACAAGCATTTTGGGAACTGGTGTGATTGTGTCCACAGACCCAGAAGTGAACAAGGTGATTCTGCAGAACCAGGGGAACATATTCGTCCCTGCTTATCCAAAATCGGTAAGAGAACTAATGGGAGAGTACTCTATCCTCCAAATGAACGGAAACATGCATAGGAAAATTCATTCACTCCTTGGAGGCTTCCTACGATCCCCTCAATTCAAAGCTCGAATCACTACAGATATTCAGCACTCTGTTCAACAATGCTTTGCAACTTGGACCCACCAACCAATTTACGTTCAAGATCAAGTCAAAAAG ATCACATTCACTATTTTGGTTAAAGTTCTTCTTAGCATTGGTCCCGGTGAAGATTTAGACTTCTTGAAGAGAGAATTTGAAGAGTTCATAAAAGGGTTGATTTGCTTACCCATCAAGTTTCCTGGAACAAGACTGCATAAATCCTTGAAG GCTAAGGAAAGAATGATGAAGATAGTGCAGAGGGTAGTAGAGGAAAGGAACAATAGTATTCATAACAACAAGAATTCAGAAGAGAAGGGAGTTGCAGCAAATGATGTGGTGGACGTGCTCTTGAGGGATATTGGTGATAGAAACACTATCTCTAACATGTTGGAAAATATCTGTGAGAATATAATTGAGATGATGATCCCTGGGGAGGAGACTCTTCCCACGGCTATGACCATGGCAGTCAAATTTCTCAGTGACTATCCCCTTGCTCTATCCAAATTACTG GAAGAGAACATGGAATTGAAGAGGCAGAAAAATAGTTCAGATGATTATGTATGGAGTGACTACCTTCAACTGCCATTTACTCAAAAT GTTATCAGCGAAACTCTTAGAATGGCAAATATTGTGAATGCCATTTGGAGAAAAGCAGTAAAAGACGTAGAAATTAAAG GGTATTTAATTCCTAAGGATTGGTGTGTTGTGGCATCTCTTACTTCTGTTCATATGGATGGCATGAATTATGAAAACCCTTTTAAGTTTGATCCTTGGAGATGGGAG AAAAGTGGAGCTGGAGCTAATAACAATTGCTTTACACCATTTGGTGGTGGACAGAGACTGTGCCCTGGCATAGAACTCTCAAGGCTAGAGCTCTCTATTTTCCTTCACCATCTTGTTACTACTTACAG ATGGGTTGCTGAGGAGGATGAAATCATCTACTTTCCAACAGTTAAGATGAAGAGGAAGCTCCCAATTAGTGTAACAACCATTAACACCTAA
- the LOC137808432 gene encoding aldehyde dehydrogenase family 3 member F1, giving the protein MGMDREMEEILREMRGYFNTGKTKSVTWRKNQLTGILDLIHENEDAIFKALHLDLGKHPVEAYRDEVGGVEKSVNKSLSCVEKWMAPKKSDIPLLFFPAKAEVLSEPLGVVLIFSSWNFPIMLSLDPLIGAISAGNVVVIKPSEQAPACSSFLANTIPHYLDSNAIKVIEGGPNVCEQLLQQKWDKIFFTGSSRVGSLVMSAAAKNLTPVTLELGGKCPAILDSFPNPSEFKLAVKRIVGGKWGPCSGQVCIGIDYLLVEEKFSSSVIEQLKKIIRRFYGENPAESKVVSRIVNKHHFERIRNLLKEPLVAASIVHGGLIDEENLFIEPTILLDPPLDSEIMTEEIFGPVLPIITLNKIQESIEFIIAKPKPLAIYAFTKDETFKRRILSETSSGSVVFNDTMVQFLCDTLPFGGVGASGLGRYHGKYSFDTFSHEKAVMHRNLILEIEPRYPPWSKFKLEFLKLAYRLNYFGLLLHMLGFKLGLKKYN; this is encoded by the exons ATGGGAATGGATAGGGAAATGGAAGAGATCCTAAGAGAGATGAGGGGATACTTCAATACTGGAAAAACCAAAAGTGTAACATGGAGGAAAAACCAGCTCACAGGTATCTTAGACCTTATTCACGAGAATGAAGATGCCATATTCAAAGCCCTCCATCTAGATCTTGGGAAGCACCCTGTTGAGGCTTACCGCGATGAG GTTGGAGGGGTAGAAAAATCAGTCAACAAATCTTTGAGCTGCGTTGAGAAATGGATGGCTCCTAAAAAG AGTGATATCCCTTTGCTTTTCTTTCCAGCTAAAGCAGAAGTGTTATCAGAACCCCTTGGTGTGGTTCTCATATTTTCTTCATGGAACTTCCCAATCA TGCTGTCATTGGATCCATTGATTGGGGCAATATCTGCTGGAAATGTTGTAGTCATAAAACCTTCAGAGCAAGCACCAGCTTGCTCTTCTTTCCTTGCCAATACCATTCCTCACTACTTGGACTCTAATGCCATCAAGGTGATTGAGGGTGGACCAAATGTTTGTGAACAACTACTGCAGCAAAAATGGGACAAAATCTTCTTCACTG GAAGTTCACGTGTGGGGAGCTTAGTCATGTCTGCTGCTGCAAAGAACTTAACTCCTGTTACTCTGGAGTTGGGTGGAAAATGTCCTGCCATACTTGATTCCTTTCCCAATCCTTCGGAATTTAAG TTGGCAGTCAAAAGAATTGTAGGAGGAAAATGGGGACCTTGCAGTGGACAAGTTTGCATAGGAATAGACTATTTGCTTGTTGAGGAGAAGTTCTCATCATCTGTG ATAGAGCAATTAAAGAAGATAATCAGAAGATTTTATGGTGAAAACCCTGCGGAATCAAAAGTAGTTTCGAGAATAGTAAACAAGCATCACTTTGAGAGAATACGCAATCTTCTCAAAGAACCTCTTGTTGCCGCTTCCATCGTTCATGGTGGTTTGATCGATGAAGAAAACCT GTTCATTGAGCCTACAATCCTGTTAGACCCTCCACTAGATTCTGAGATAATGACGGAAGAAATATTTGGTCCAGTGCTTCCTATAATCACA CTGAATAAAATtcaagaaagtattgaatttatCATTGCAAAACCGAAACCTCTTGCCATTTATGCCTTCACCAAAGATGAAACTTTCAAGAGAAGAATTCTATCCGAAACATCCTCAGGAAGTGTCGTATTTAATGACACTATGGTTCAA TTTTTATGTGATACACTACCATTTGGAGGTGTTGGTGCGAGTGGTCTTGGAAGGTACCATGGAAAGTACTCTTTTGACACTTTCAGCCATGAAAAAGCAGTAATGCATAGAAACCTGATCCTTGAAATTGAACCAAGGTATCCTCCTTGGAGTAAGTTCAAGCTAGAGTTTCTCAAATTGGCTTACAGGCTGAACTACTTTGGACTGTTACTGCACATGTTGGGCTTCAAACTTGGcttaaaaaaatacaactaG
- the LOC137808433 gene encoding uncharacterized protein: protein MDLVEVLPPWVPEDDLLLKNAVEAGASLESLARGAVRFSRRYSFRELQDRWLSLLYDGDVSTKAALAMRNLELAKSAATGGEGSGSGAGEKRKFQSSGGVGKKIKFQSVRKQYCAMQKKYRRHRSSVMSSKVKNGVVGCEGKENVVVDSNLNSDVVNSRVVGYENCLGSEEVEVGQLSDLVRDVPLWKTIEDVCLPDVPVHVSVEGKSCGSEGGVDLKDECGNGGLKLNAPDAESLVNLANEDAVLSVNVEGKEVMAMDKNKDKPCYDNVDSLLSSSSGDVRELQKLDEEAKLSVPCGYASDGLGIAANPLGGSCDDQHLVSDPRNNAALSAVAKSPHPEHSEGFMICVLNTEHPDIPCNANMDVSVVIPELAALKSQPVAKEVGFSESAMSNQRRNEPDGSLKKEAVLSQSFAGSQTVRQETVPNVNSSYKPVVFGLKSENPGRNSISAVSRQNNNVDVNPSHGRSVRTNVIDRHLKQEDIDAPATAHVKAEEDKALSKSEAKSLSGGNIEDDDVDYNDDDYDDDELPNFSDVETMILEMDLSPMDQDPNARREVLRYQHEESRKTIMRLEQCAQSSMGRAIRSQGALAIVYGRILKEYIRKSKVILGRATNDVHVDIDLGKEGEEAATKISRRQALIKLDADGSFILKNLGKRSIFLNGKEIATGQARGLGASSVIEIRGISLIFETNNRCVKSFLENVNEKI from the exons ATGGACCTCGTGGAGGTTCTCCCTCCCTGGGTTCCAGAAGATGACCTTCTCCTCAAAAACGCCGTTGAG GCCGGTGCTTCGCTGGAATCGCTGGCGAGAGGAGCCGTTCGGTTCTCGCGGCGGTACTCCTTTAGGGAATTGCAAGATCGGTGGCTGTCTCTGCTCTACGACGGGGATGTTTCCACCAAGGCGGCCCTTGCCATGAGGAATTTGGAGCTGGCCAAGTCAGCTGCTACCGGTGGCGAAGGAAGTGGGAGTGGTGCGGGGGAGAAGAGGAAATTTCAAAGCAGTGGTGGTGTTGGGAAGAAGATTAAATTTCAAAGCGTTCGCAAGCAGTACTGCGCCATGCAGAAAAAATATCGCCGGCACCGCAGCAGCGTCATGTCTTCCAAGGTAAAGAACGGGGTGGTGGGGTGTGAGGGAAAAGAGAATGTGGTGGTGGATAGTAATTTAAATAGTGATGTTGTGAATAGTAGAGTAGTTGGTTATGAGAATTGCTTGGGGTCAGAGGAGGTAGAGGTAGGGCAATTGAGTGATTTGGTGAGGGATGTACCTCTGTGGAAAACGATTGAGGATGTTTGTTTGCCTGATGTGCCTGTTCATGTTAGTGTTGAGGGTAAAAGTTGTGGTTCTGAAGGGGGAGTGGATTTGAAAGATGAGTGTGGGAATGGTGGGTTGAAATTAAATGCTCCTGATGCTGAAAGTCTCGTGAACTTGGCAAATGAGGATGCAGTTCTCTCTGTGAATGTAGAGGGGAAGGAGGTAATGGCTATGGATAAGAATAAGGATAAGCCATGTTATGATAATGTTGATTCACTTCTGTCGAGTTCTTCTGGTGATGTTCGTGAATTGCAGAAGTTGGATGAGGAAGCAAAACTTTCTGTGCCTTGTGGGTATGCTTCTGATGGGCTGGGAATTGCAGCTAATCCATTAGGTGGCAGTTGTGATGATCAGCATTTAGTTTCTGATCCTAGAAACAATGCTGCATTGTCAGCTGTAGCAAAAAGTCCTCATCCTGAACACAGTGAGGGATTTATGATCTGTGTGTTGAATACTGAGCACCCTGATATCCCATGCAATGCTAATATGGATGTATCCGTTGTAATTCCTGAATTAGCAGCTCTGAAATCCCAACCAGTTGCTAAAGAGGTGGGTTTTTCAGAATCTGCTATGAGTAATCAAAGAAGAAATGAACCAGATGGAAGCCTGAAGAAAGAAGCCGTTCTTTCTCAGTCTTTTGCTGGTTCACAAACTGTTCGACAAGAAACGGTGCCTAATGTGAATTCAAGCTACAAACCTGTTGTTTTTGGACTGAAAAGTGAAAATCCTGGAAGAAACTCTATCTCTGCAGTTTCTAGACAGAATAACAATGTTGATGTCAACCCAAGTCATGGCAGATCAGTTCGTACGAATGTGATCGATCGACATCTGAAACAAGAG GATATTGACGCACCAGCTACTGCACATGTTAAGGCTGAGGAAGATAAAGCTTTATCAAAATCAGAAGCAAAATCATTATCAGGAGGTAATATTGAAGATGATGATGTAGACTATAATGATGATGATTATGATGATGACGAACTTCCTAACTTTTCTGATGTCGAGACAATG ATTCTTGAAATGGATTTGTCTCCAATGGATCAAGATCCAAATGCAAGGAGAGAAG TATTGAGATATCAACATGAAGAAAGTAGGAAGACCATCATGAGATTGGAGCAATGTGCTCAGTCCTCTATGGGAAGAGCCATTAGATCTCAGGGTGCTCTTGCAATAGTGTATGGGCGCATTCTGAAGGAATATATTAGAAAAAGCAAG GTTATACTTGGCAGAGCAACAAATGATGTACATGTTGATATTGACTTGGGAAAAGAAGGGGAGGAGGCGGCTACAAAAATATCTAGAAGACAG GCTTTAATAAAGCTCGACGCAGATGGTTCTTTCATACTTAAAAATCTTGGCAAGAGATCTATCTTTTTGAATGGCAAAGAAATTGCTACAGGACAAGCGCGGGGTCTTGGTGCTAGTAGTGTGATCGAG ATTAGAGGCATTTCACTCATCTTTGAGACCAATAATAGGTGCGTCAAGAGTTTTTTAGAAAATGTGAATGAAAAGATATGA